In Bradysia coprophila strain Holo2 unplaced genomic scaffold, BU_Bcop_v1 contig_350, whole genome shotgun sequence, a genomic segment contains:
- the LOC119080190 gene encoding glutathione S-transferase 1-like — MGKITLYYAIVSQPSRSVLLVGKALGLDFDLKSVNLFNAEHLTPEFVKMNPQHTIPMINDNGVVVYDSHAIAAYLADKYGKDDKLYPRDLAKRAEVNARLHFDTGFLFARLRFLYEPILYFGSGEVPQDKVEYLQKCWPLMEAFLEKTNYVCGDEMTIADLCCVATISSVGHYAPIDPEKYPKLLAWLKRMAELPYYNEANGIGAEMLIQSVDDSLVKNKAKL; from the exons ATGGGCAAAATAACTTTATATTATGCAATTGTAAGTCAACCATCTCGATCGGTTCTGCTAGTTGGCAAGGCCCTCGGCCTGGACTTTGATTTGAAGAGTGTCAACCTATTTAATGCAGAACATTTGACTCCAGAATTTGTGAAG ATGAACCCACAACATACAATCCCGATGATAAACGATAATGGTGTCGTTGTATACGACAGTCATGCTATTGCAGCTTATTTAGCTGATAAATATGGCAAAGATGATAAGCTTTATCCACGGGATTTAGCAAAACGAGCTGAAGTTAACGCACGACTACACTTCGATACCGGTTTCCTATTCGCACGCTTACGATTCTTGTATGAACCGATATTGTACTTTGGTAGCGGTGAAGTGCCACAAGATAAGGTTGAATATCTGCAAAAATGTTGGCCCCTTATGGAAGCTTTCCTAGAGAAAACCAACTACGTTTGTGGCGATGAAATGACAATCGCTGACTTGTGTTGTGTGGCAACAATTTCATCCGTGGGACACTATGCTCCCATTGACCCTGAAAAATATCCGAAATTATTGGCATGGTTGAAGAGGATGGCCGAATTGCCATACTACAATGAAGCAAATGGAATTGGTGCAGAAATGTTAATTCAATCCGTTGATGATTCTTTGGTCAAAAATAAAGCAAAGTTGTGA
- the LOC119080186 gene encoding RNA-binding protein 28 yields the protein MSTPDFIPLSSDPNPSEDHQSRPKKRKFQHPKKTPDEVKQIKMGRQKRRARLIIRNIPLKSTQTNLMEHFSKFGKVEELNILKKADGKLVGCAFVQYEKVNQAAKAILMCSGKEVLGRTVYVDWAIGKDQYNKQKRKTNVQVKEDPDAVEIKTENDVDDVSIKSEDDDDEEMDSDDDTKDIKMESDSEADDESKKTIKKRSNDVSEGCTVFIKNVPFEATDDDLMQCCKRFGAIWYGLITKDKVSGHSKGTGFVKFKNKESANMCLNAGTELRLFNQVLDPCLALSRQDVLSKTQESKRKEVADSRNLYLSKEGVIMAGTAAAEGVSVSDMAKRHHLERVKNQMLKNLNRFMAKERLTVHNIPDNFDSAKLRKVVETHTKLKPKECRVMRENKPSMGQPLGASKGFGFLSFKNHETALLCLRKLNNNPNVFGKNNRPIVGFSIEDKAVHNIKQKRLEMSRAKNPTCHVTTDKKGNKSKQKESKELKLGTKKPKEKKLPKNITNAPVESFAGLAAEQGPDVRARPKWKLNEEAQTHKTDVKAKKRDQKKLREKIMLNKEKRQVDRTKNKRKGNEVDNFSFMVDKYKRLIDSSNGSGPAKRVKKSKWYTE from the exons ATGTCGACACCAG ATTTTATTCCACTCTCTTCCGATCCAAATCCTTCGGAAGATCACCAGTCTAGGCCGAAGAAACGGAAATTTCAACATCCGAAGAAAACACCCGATGAAGTGAAACAGATCAAGATGGGCCGTCAGAAACGTCGAGCTCGCCTGATCATCCGCAATATTCCATTGAAGTCTACCCAGACAAATCTGATGGAACATTTCTCTAAATTCGGTAAAGTTGAAGAATTGAACATACTGAAAAAGGCGGATGGGAAACTAGTTGGATGTGCTTTCGTTCAATACGAAAAAGTCAACCAAGCTGCCAAGGCGATACTGATGTGCTCTGGGAAAGAAGTTTTAGGCCGAACGGTCTATGTGGATTGGGCAATTGGTAAAGATCAATACAATAAGCAGAAGCGTAAGACGAACGTCCAAGTAAAAGAGGATCCGGATGCAGTGGAGATCAAAACTGAGAATGATGTCGACGATGTGAGCATCAAAAGTGAAGATGACGACGATGAGGAAATGGATTCTGATGACGATACGAAGGacataaaaatggaaagtgaCTCGGAAGCAGACGATGAAAGTAAAAAGACAATCAAAAAGCGGTCAAACGATGTGTCCGAAGGATGTACCGTCTTCATAAAAAATGTTCCATTCGAAGCGACGGATGACGATTTGATGCAGTGCTGTAAACGATTTGGAGCTATTTGGTATGGACTGATTACGAAAGATAAAGTTTCCGGTCATTCGAAAGGAACGGGATTTGTGAAGTTCAAA AACAAAGAATCGGCCAACATGTGTCTAAATGCTGGAACCGAATTGCGTTTATTTAACCAAGTGCTGGACCCTTGCTTGGCATTGAGTAGACAAGATGTTTTATCCAAAACACAGGAATCGAAACGCAAAGAAGTTGCCGATTCacgaaatttgtatttatcaAAGGAGGGTGTAATCATGGCTGGAACTGCGGCTGCCGAAGGCGTCTCTGTATCGGATATGGCAAAACGGCACCACTTGGAACGtgtaaaaaatcaaatgcTGAAGAATTTGAATCGATTTATGGCCAAGGAACGGTTGACCGTTCACAATATTCCTGACAATTTTGATTCTGCCAAGCTAAGAAAAGTGGTTGAAACTCACACAAAACTGAAG CCGAAGGAATGTCGAGTCATGCGGGAGAATAAACCATCAATGGGTCAACCGCTAGGTGCTTCAAAGGGATTCGGATTTTTGTCGTTTAAGAATCATGAAACTGCTCTTTTATGTCTGCGGAAGCTGAATAACAATCCGAATGTCTTCGGGAAGAACAAC CGACCGATCGTAGGCTTCAGTATTGAAGACAAGGCAGTCCACAACATCAAACAAAAACGGTTAGAAATGTCTAGAGCAAAGAATCCGACGTGTCATGTGACGACAGATAAAAAAGGCAATAAATCGAAGCAGAAAGAGAGCAAAGAATTGAAACTCGGAACCAAAAAGccgaaagaaaagaaactaCCGAAGAATATTACAAACGCACCAGTAGAAAGCTTTGCCGGCTTAGCAGCCGAACAAGGTCCTGATGTGCGAGCCCGACCCAAATGGAAACTGAACGAAGAGGCTCAGACGCACAAAACAGATGTCAAAGCAAAGAAACGAGATCAGAAAAAGTTGCGCGAGAAGATCATGTTGAACAAGGAGAAACGGCAAGTGGATCGAACGAAAAACAAGAGGAAAGGAAACGAAGTGGACAATTTCTCATTTATGGTGGATAAATACAAGAGACTCATCGACTCCAGCAACGGTAGTGGCCCAGCGAAACGAGTAAAGAAGTCGAAATGGTACACTGAATGA
- the LOC119080188 gene encoding uncharacterized protein LOC119080188 yields MAGRSGARSRRTRMYDCNFNMGQQYYKSALDNLDRKQSGNAPLDRLLSPRPKINVDDLFEEDLQKARHRAERAITEDAFFDSRGARIPKSSIKQSNYEDDIDEEVQASLNRIRASKKLTTMPKELDFEETINTVKRRAKLDLGEKLLDAAGDDEVGSTIRRRALKMVTTASNDYIDPKNLTKWTALDDGNSNSAASVRAKASKARLNDLESEMFERSEKQMAREKRSAQMKQFLVESEIDTSNVVNKSDKLVNY; encoded by the exons ATGGCTGGACGTTCCGGAGCAAGAAGTCGCAGAACCCGAATGTACGATTGTAACTTCAATATGGGCCAACAATACTACAAATCGGCACTGGACAATTTAGATAGAAAACAAAGTGGAAA CGCCCCACTGGATAGATTGTTATCGCCACGACCGAAGATCAATGTCGACGATTTGTTCGAAGAGGACCTACAGAAGGCCAGACATCGTGCCGAAAGGGCCATCACCGAGGATGCATTTTTCGATTCACGCGGTGCTCGCATACCGAAAAGTTCGATCAAACAATCCAACTATGAAGATGATATCGATGAGGAG GTTCAAGCATCACTAAACCGAATCCGCGCAAGCAAAAAATTAACTACAATGCCAAAGGAATTGGACTTTGAAGAGACAATCAACACGGTAAAACGACGGGCTAAACTTGATTTGGGGGAAAAGTTGCTAGATGCAGCTGGTGATGATGAGGTTGGATCAACAATCAGACGTCGTGCACTGAAG ATGGTCACCACAGCCTCAAACGATTATATCGATCCGAAAAATCTAACCAAATGGACAGCACTCGATGATGGCAATTCAAATTCAGCGGCTTCCGTTCGAGCTAAAGCATCCAAGGCTCGTTTGAACGATTTGGAATCGGAAATGTTTGAACGGTCCGAGAAGCAAATGGCACGCGAAAAGCGATCGGCGCAGATGAAgcaatttttggttgaaagtGAAATTGACACTAGCAACGTTGTGAATAAGTCTGACAAACTTGTAAATTATTAA
- the LOC119080187 gene encoding probable medium-chain specific acyl-CoA dehydrogenase, mitochondrial isoform X3, whose translation MARKFARNEIIPVAPHHDRTGEYPADIIKKAWEIGLLNLNIPTEYGGAGLDCLTGCLVGEEFAYACSGIETALMITDVAQLPLMLAGSDAQKRKYLGRLVEEPLVGAYCATEPGAGSDVNGIKTKAERKGDEYILNGQKMWITNGGVANWYFVLARTNPDPKAPASKAFSGFIVERDFPGVIPGRKEINMGQRASDTRGITFEDVRIPKENLLCGEGAGFRIAMQTFDKSRPNVAAGACGVAQRCLDESVKYALERKTFGVPIAQHQSVSNMLADMAIGVETSRLAYMLAAWQTDNGQRNSYTASIAKCYAADTANKIVADGVQIFGGNGFNSEYPMEKLMRDAKIYQIYEGTSQIQRIVISRCLMEMAKSGEMGRQ comes from the exons ATGGCTCGGAAATTTGCCAGAAATGAAATAATTCCAGTTGCACCTCACCATGATCGAACCGGTGAATATCCGGCTGATATCATAAAGAAAGCATGGGAGATAGGATTACTTAACTTGAACATTCCCACTGAATATGGAGGAGCAGGATTAGATTGTCTAACTGGGTGCTTAGTTGGTGAAGAGTTTGC ATATGCGTGTTCTGGAATTGAGACAGCGTTGATGATAACGGATGTCGCA CAACTTCCGCTTATGCTTGCCGGTTCCGATGCACAGAAACGAAAATATCTTGGACGTTTAGTGGAAGAGCCGTTAGTGGGAGCTTATTGTGCAACTGAACCGGGAGCCGGATCGGACGTAAACG GAATCAAAACCAAGGCTGAACGCAAGGGCGACGAGTATATTTTGAATGGGCAAAAAATGTGGATCACAAATGGTGGTGTTGCGAACTGGTACTTCGTTTTAGCTAGAACGAATCCAGATCCAAAAGCGCCAGCCTCCAAGGCATTTTCTGGTTTTATTGTCGAACGAGATTTTCCCGGAGTGATTCCTGGGCGAAAG GAAATTAATATGGGACAACGGGCCAGTGACACTCGAGGTATAACTTTCGAAGATGTTCGCATTCCgaaggaaaatttattgtgcGGAGAAGGAGCTGGCTTTCGCATTGCAATGCAAACGTTTGATAAATCCCGACCGAACGTTGCAG CTGGAGCGTGTGGTGTTGCACAACGTTGTCTCGACGAATCTGTGAAATATGCATTAGAACGGAAAACGTTTGGCGTTCCCATTGCTCAACATCAATCCGTTTCGAATATGCTCGCTGACATGGCTATCGGTGTGGAAACATCTCGTTTGGCGTACATGTTGGCTGCATGGCAAACCGATAATGGACAGCGAAACAGCTACACTGCATCGATTGCAAAGTGTTACGCAGCTGACACAGCGAATAAAATCGTTGCGGATGGAGTACAGATTTTCGGCGGTAATGGTTTCAATTCGGAGTATCCAATGGAGAAATTGATGCGCGATGCTAAAATCTATCAGATCTATGAGGGCACGAGCCAGATTCAAAGAATCGTGATTTCAAGATGTCTAATGGAAATGGCCAAGAGTGGGGAAATGGGACGACAGTGA
- the LOC119080187 gene encoding probable medium-chain specific acyl-CoA dehydrogenase, mitochondrial isoform X1, with translation MAYKCVRQLNLFKRHVNRTFQTRQQSPISTGPNFALSDDQKNIQEMARKFARNEIIPVAPHHDRTGEYPADIIKKAWEIGLLNLNIPTEYGGAGLDCLTGCLVGEEFAYACSGIETALMITDVAQLPLMLAGSDAQKRKYLGRLVEEPLVGAYCATEPGAGSDVNGIKTKAERKGDEYILNGQKMWITNGGVANWYFVLARTNPDPKAPASKAFSGFIVERDFPGVIPGRKEINMGQRASDTRGITFEDVRIPKENLLCGEGAGFRIAMQTFDKSRPNVAAGACGVAQRCLDESVKYALERKTFGVPIAQHQSVSNMLADMAIGVETSRLAYMLAAWQTDNGQRNSYTASIAKCYAADTANKIVADGVQIFGGNGFNSEYPMEKLMRDAKIYQIYEGTSQIQRIVISRCLMEMAKSGEMGRQ, from the exons TTTATTCAAGCGACATGTAAACAGAACATTTCAAACCCGGCAACAATCACCGATTTCCACAGGACCCAATTTTGCATTGAGCGATGACCAGAAAAATATTCAAGAAATGGCTCGGAAATTTGCCAGAAATGAAATAATTCCAGTTGCACCTCACCATGATCGAACCGGTGAATATCCGGCTGATATCATAAAGAAAGCATGGGAGATAGGATTACTTAACTTGAACATTCCCACTGAATATGGAGGAGCAGGATTAGATTGTCTAACTGGGTGCTTAGTTGGTGAAGAGTTTGC ATATGCGTGTTCTGGAATTGAGACAGCGTTGATGATAACGGATGTCGCA CAACTTCCGCTTATGCTTGCCGGTTCCGATGCACAGAAACGAAAATATCTTGGACGTTTAGTGGAAGAGCCGTTAGTGGGAGCTTATTGTGCAACTGAACCGGGAGCCGGATCGGACGTAAACG GAATCAAAACCAAGGCTGAACGCAAGGGCGACGAGTATATTTTGAATGGGCAAAAAATGTGGATCACAAATGGTGGTGTTGCGAACTGGTACTTCGTTTTAGCTAGAACGAATCCAGATCCAAAAGCGCCAGCCTCCAAGGCATTTTCTGGTTTTATTGTCGAACGAGATTTTCCCGGAGTGATTCCTGGGCGAAAG GAAATTAATATGGGACAACGGGCCAGTGACACTCGAGGTATAACTTTCGAAGATGTTCGCATTCCgaaggaaaatttattgtgcGGAGAAGGAGCTGGCTTTCGCATTGCAATGCAAACGTTTGATAAATCCCGACCGAACGTTGCAG CTGGAGCGTGTGGTGTTGCACAACGTTGTCTCGACGAATCTGTGAAATATGCATTAGAACGGAAAACGTTTGGCGTTCCCATTGCTCAACATCAATCCGTTTCGAATATGCTCGCTGACATGGCTATCGGTGTGGAAACATCTCGTTTGGCGTACATGTTGGCTGCATGGCAAACCGATAATGGACAGCGAAACAGCTACACTGCATCGATTGCAAAGTGTTACGCAGCTGACACAGCGAATAAAATCGTTGCGGATGGAGTACAGATTTTCGGCGGTAATGGTTTCAATTCGGAGTATCCAATGGAGAAATTGATGCGCGATGCTAAAATCTATCAGATCTATGAGGGCACGAGCCAGATTCAAAGAATCGTGATTTCAAGATGTCTAATGGAAATGGCCAAGAGTGGGGAAATGGGACGACAGTGA
- the LOC119080187 gene encoding probable medium-chain specific acyl-CoA dehydrogenase, mitochondrial isoform X2 yields MIGPNFALSDDQKNIQEMARKFARNEIIPVAPHHDRTGEYPADIIKKAWEIGLLNLNIPTEYGGAGLDCLTGCLVGEEFAYACSGIETALMITDVAQLPLMLAGSDAQKRKYLGRLVEEPLVGAYCATEPGAGSDVNGIKTKAERKGDEYILNGQKMWITNGGVANWYFVLARTNPDPKAPASKAFSGFIVERDFPGVIPGRKEINMGQRASDTRGITFEDVRIPKENLLCGEGAGFRIAMQTFDKSRPNVAAGACGVAQRCLDESVKYALERKTFGVPIAQHQSVSNMLADMAIGVETSRLAYMLAAWQTDNGQRNSYTASIAKCYAADTANKIVADGVQIFGGNGFNSEYPMEKLMRDAKIYQIYEGTSQIQRIVISRCLMEMAKSGEMGRQ; encoded by the exons GACCCAATTTTGCATTGAGCGATGACCAGAAAAATATTCAAGAAATGGCTCGGAAATTTGCCAGAAATGAAATAATTCCAGTTGCACCTCACCATGATCGAACCGGTGAATATCCGGCTGATATCATAAAGAAAGCATGGGAGATAGGATTACTTAACTTGAACATTCCCACTGAATATGGAGGAGCAGGATTAGATTGTCTAACTGGGTGCTTAGTTGGTGAAGAGTTTGC ATATGCGTGTTCTGGAATTGAGACAGCGTTGATGATAACGGATGTCGCA CAACTTCCGCTTATGCTTGCCGGTTCCGATGCACAGAAACGAAAATATCTTGGACGTTTAGTGGAAGAGCCGTTAGTGGGAGCTTATTGTGCAACTGAACCGGGAGCCGGATCGGACGTAAACG GAATCAAAACCAAGGCTGAACGCAAGGGCGACGAGTATATTTTGAATGGGCAAAAAATGTGGATCACAAATGGTGGTGTTGCGAACTGGTACTTCGTTTTAGCTAGAACGAATCCAGATCCAAAAGCGCCAGCCTCCAAGGCATTTTCTGGTTTTATTGTCGAACGAGATTTTCCCGGAGTGATTCCTGGGCGAAAG GAAATTAATATGGGACAACGGGCCAGTGACACTCGAGGTATAACTTTCGAAGATGTTCGCATTCCgaaggaaaatttattgtgcGGAGAAGGAGCTGGCTTTCGCATTGCAATGCAAACGTTTGATAAATCCCGACCGAACGTTGCAG CTGGAGCGTGTGGTGTTGCACAACGTTGTCTCGACGAATCTGTGAAATATGCATTAGAACGGAAAACGTTTGGCGTTCCCATTGCTCAACATCAATCCGTTTCGAATATGCTCGCTGACATGGCTATCGGTGTGGAAACATCTCGTTTGGCGTACATGTTGGCTGCATGGCAAACCGATAATGGACAGCGAAACAGCTACACTGCATCGATTGCAAAGTGTTACGCAGCTGACACAGCGAATAAAATCGTTGCGGATGGAGTACAGATTTTCGGCGGTAATGGTTTCAATTCGGAGTATCCAATGGAGAAATTGATGCGCGATGCTAAAATCTATCAGATCTATGAGGGCACGAGCCAGATTCAAAGAATCGTGATTTCAAGATGTCTAATGGAAATGGCCAAGAGTGGGGAAATGGGACGACAGTGA